The Gavia stellata isolate bGavSte3 chromosome 1, bGavSte3.hap2, whole genome shotgun sequence genome has a segment encoding these proteins:
- the IRS2 gene encoding insulin receptor substrate 2, which yields MASPAVLGLLPPLSSPPGPNLNNNNNNNQGVRKCGYLRKQKHGHKRFFVLRGPGGGEEAGGARLEYYESEKKWRNKSGAPKRVIALESCLNINKRADAKHKYLIALYTKDEYFAVAAENEQEQEGWYRALTDLLNEGKAACQGSPHRHLASPFSVSCSAAAASLAAAGEDLNYGLITPAAAAYREVWQVTLKPKGLGQSKNLTGVHRLCLSARTIGFVRLNCELPSVTLQLMNIRRCGHSDSFFFIEVGRSAATGPGELWMQADDSVVAQNIHETILEAMKALKELSEFRPRSKSQSSSSSSSGGAAGPGGSGVSATHPITVPGRRHHHLVNLPPSQTGLLRRSRTDSLAAGAGTKCTPCRVRTASEGDGCRVGSVAGSPMSPGPVRTPLSRSHTLSSGGGRQAGKLLPVLAGGGGGLQSSRSMSMPASHSPPSATSPISLSSSSGLGSEPAQAHHPQRPSSGSASVSGSPSDAGFMSFDEYGSSPGGDLRPFSSSSTASNRSNTPESVAETPPVRDPGGGTDLYGYMAMERPPSGRLCYRPCPDAAADRGHRKRTYSLTTPCRQRPAPPQVSSASLDEYTLMRATFAGSAGRLFPSCQAGASPKVTYTPYPEDYGDIEIGSHRSSGSSSTNLGPPAGGGGGRGGGGDDDGYMPMTPGVAPAVGQGSRGGDDYMPMSPTSVSAPKQILQPRAGVGGGSPGNGSSYKTSSPGESSPDDSGYMRMWCGSKLSVESSDGRLSNGDYINMSPRDPQHGPQAPSLTPPDFFFAPSGHGSSEPPKPGCYSYSSLPRSYKSQGLAKDNDQYVFMNSPGRMIPEEAVCGAGQSPASTFAPSSHTVPSPLRHSRTESFLSQRCQRAARPSRLSLETLRTMLPSMNEHPLPPEPKSPGEYINIDFGDAAVYSPPSLPADSPASSLGSGTGQRRSPLSDYMNIDFGSQSPSQSGTVSVGSLEALSPGSSSSTSQPDGRYLKAAVGVACLSSPSDGGDYTEMTFGMATTPPQPIVQKPESARVTSPTAGVKRLTLSGVEAFILSSPPPDPNRGAKVIRADPQGRRRHSSETFSSTTTVTPVSPSFAHNPKRHNSASVENVSLRKSEGLEEEQGSSPMCRETSAGFQNGLNYIAVDVVDGTLANCDKARSKARHVLNGGINGVEMSAYASIDFLSHNLKEASAVKE from the coding sequence ATGGCGAGCCCCGccgtgctggggctgctgcccccccTGAgctccccgcccggccccaacctgaacaacaacaacaacaacaaccagGGCGTGAGGAAGTGCGGGTACCTGCGCAAGCAGAAGCACGGCCACAAGCGCTTCTTCGTGCTGCGgggcccgggcggcggggaggaggcggggggCGCCCGGCTGGAGTACTACGAGAGCGAGAAGAAATGGAGGAACAAGTCCGGGGCGCCCAAGCGGGTGATCGCCCTGGAGTCCTGCCTGAACATCAACAAGCGGGCGGACGCCAAGCACAAGTACCTCATCGCCCTCTACACCAAGGACGAGTACTTCGCCGTGGCGGCCGAGAacgagcaggagcaggagggctgGTACCGGGCTCTCACCGACCTGCTCAACGAGGGCAAGGCGGCCTGCCAGGGGTCCCCCCACCGCCACCTCGCCTCCCCCTTCTCCGTCTCCTGCagcgcggccgccgcctcccTGGCCGCCGCCGGCGAGGACCTCAACTACGGGCTGATCACCCCGGCCGCCGCTGCCTACCGGGAGGTCTGGCAGGTGACGCTGAAGCCCAAGGGCTTGGGGCAGAGCAAAAACCTCACCGGCGTCCACCGGCTCTGCCTCTCGGCCCGCACCATCGGCTTCGTGCGCCTCAACTGCGAGCTGCCCTCGGTCACGCTGCAGCTGATGAACATCCGCCGCTGCGGCCACTCCGACAGCTTCTTCTTCATCGAGGTGGGGCGCTCGGCGGCCACCGGCCCCGGCGAGCTCTGGATGCAGGCGGACGACTCGGTGGTGGCCCAGAACATCCACGAGACCATCCTGGAGGCCATGAAGGCGTTGAAGGAGCTGTCCGAGTTCCGGCCCCGCAGCAAGAgccagtcctcctcctcctcctcctccgggggcgccgccgggcccggcggcagcggcgtCTCTGCCACCCACCCCATCACCGTGCCCGGCCGCCGGCACCACCACCTGGTCAACCTGCCTCCCAGCCAGACCGGCCTCCTCCGCCGCTCCCGCACCGACAGCCTCGCTGCCGGCGCCGGCACCAAGTGCACGCCGTGCCGGGTGCGGACGGCCAGCGAGGGCGACGGCTGCCGGGTGGGCTCGGTGGCCGGCAGCCCCATGAGCCCGGGACCCGTGCGGACCCCCCTCAGCCGCTCGCACACGCTTAGCAGCGGCGGGGGCCGGCAGGCGGGGAAGCTGCTGCCGGTGctggccggcggcggcggcggcctgcAGAGCAGCCGCTCCATGTCCATGCCCGCCTCCCACTCGCCCCCCTCCGCCACCAGCCCCATCAGCCTCTCCTCCAGCAGCGGCCTCGGCTCCGAGCCTGCCCAGGCGCATCACCCGCAGCGCCCGTCCAGCGGCAGCGCCTCCGTCTCCGGCTCCCCCAGCGACGCCGGCTTCATGTCCTTCGACGAGTACGGCTCCAGCCCGGGCGGCGACCTGCggcccttctcctcctcctccaccgccAGCAACCGCAGCAACACCCCCGAGTCGGTGGCCGAGACCCCGCCGGTGCGGGACCCCGGGGGCGGCACCGACCTCTACGGCTACATGGCGATGGAGCGGCCCCCGAGCGGCCGCCTCTGCTACCGGCCCTGCCCCGACGCCGCGGCCGACAGGGGCCATCGGAAGCGGACCTACTCCCTGACCACCCCGTGCCGGCagcggcccgccccgccgcaggTCTCCTCCGCCTCCCTCGACGAGTACACGCTGATGCGCGCCACCTTCGCCGGCAGCGCCGGCCgcctcttcccctcctgccaAGCCGGGGCTTCCCCCAAAGTGACCTACACCCCCTACCCCGAGGACTACGGGGACATCGAGATCGGCTCCCACCGCAgctccggcagcagcagcaccaacctgGGGCCGCCGGcaggggggggaggaggaagaggaggagggggagatgATGACGGCTACATGCCCATGACCCCCGGCGTGGCCCCAGCCGTAGGGCAGGGAAGCCGGGGCGGCGATGACTACATGCCCATGAGCCCCACCAGCGTGTCCGCCCCCAAGCAGATCCTGCAGCCCCGCGCGGGGGTGGGTGGCGGGTCCCCCGGGAACGGGAGCAGCTACAAGACCAGCTCACCCGGGGAGAGCTCCCCTGACGATAGCGGGTACATGCGGATGTGGTGCGGCTCCAAGCTGTCCGTGGAGAGCTCAGACGGGAGGCTGAGTAACGGCGACTATATCAACATGTCCCCTCGGGACCCCCAGCACGGGCCACAGGctccctccctcaccccccCTGACTTCTTTTTTGCCCCTTCGGGGCATGGGTCCAGCGAGCCCCCCAAGCCCGGCTGCTATTCGTACAGCTCCTTACCCCGCTCCTACAAGAGCCAGGGCCTGGCGAAGGACAACGACCAGTATGTCTTCATGAACTCCCCGGGGAGGATGATCCCGGAGGAGGCTGTGTGCGGGGCGGGCCAGTCCCCCGCCAGCACCTTCGCCCCCTCCAGCCACACGGTGCCTTCGCCCCTGCGGCACAGCCGGACCGAGAGCTTCCTGAGCCAGCGGTGCCAGCgggcggcccggcccagccGCCTCTCTCTGGAGACCTTGCGGACGATGCTGCCCAGCATGAACGAGCACCCTCTGCCGCCCGAGCCCAAGAGCCCGGGTGAGTACATCAACATCGACTTCGGGGATGCTGCCGTCTATTCTCCCCCCTCGCTGCCTGCCGACAGCCCGGCCTCCTCCCTGGGCTCGGGCACGGGGCAGAGGCGCTCCCCTCTCTCTGACTACATGAACATTGACTTCGGGTCGCAGTCGCCCTCCCAGTCGGGCACGGTCTCGGTGGGCTCCCTGGAAGCGCTCTCGCCAGGTTCTTCTTCCAGCACCAGCCAGCCCGACGGGCGCTACCTGAAAGCGGCTGTGGGGGTGGCTTGCCTGTCCAGCCCCTCCGACGGTGGGGATTACACTGAGATGACCTTTGGCATGgccaccaccccaccccaacCCATCGTTCAGAAGCCAGAAAGTGCCCGGGTCACCAGCCCCACGGCTGGGGTGAAGAGGCTCACCCTCTCCGGGGTGGAGGCTTTCATTCTCTCCAGCCCTCCCCCAGATCCGAACCGGGGGGCCAAGGTCATCCGGGCGGATCCCCAGGGGCGTAGGAGGCACAGCTCGGAAACTTTCTCCTCCACCACCACTGTGACCCCGGTGTCCCCCTCCTTCGCACACAACCCCAAACGGCACAACTCGGCCTCGGTGGAGAACGTGTCCCTCAGGAAAAGCGAAGGcctggaggaggagcagggtaGCAGCCCCATGTGCCGGGAGACCTCGGCTGGCTTCCAGAACGGCCTCAACTACATCGCCGTCGACGTGGTGGACGGGACCCTGGCAAACTGTGACAAAGCCAGGTCGAAAGCCAGGCACGTCCTGAACGGGGGCATCAACGGAGTGGAGATGAGCGCCTATGCCAGCATAGACTTTCTGTCTCACAACCTGAAAGAAGCGAGTGCTGTGAAAG